A single region of the Paraburkholderia megapolitana genome encodes:
- the pgeF gene encoding peptidoglycan editing factor PgeF, with translation MTLPDLTQADILQPEWPVAARVRALVTTRNGGVSEPPFGRWHDGIDSPGGLNLGLRAGDDPVAVLANRARLQQFAGIREPAWLQQVHGADVVNADEVQRKEGAPTPADASVSNVPGTVCVVMIADCMPVLLCDPEGRAVGAAHAGWRGLAAGVIENTAQRVAQLAAVDTTVLHAWLGPSIGPAAFEVGVDVRDAFMNEAAADERDATAQAFVAHPDTPGKYLADLPALARVRLRRIGVTQIVGGEHCTVTERERFFSYRRDRDTGRMAALIWLAD, from the coding sequence ATGACGCTGCCCGACCTGACGCAGGCCGATATTCTGCAACCCGAATGGCCTGTCGCTGCGCGCGTGCGCGCGCTGGTCACGACGCGTAACGGCGGCGTGAGCGAGCCGCCGTTCGGTCGCTGGCACGATGGCATCGATAGTCCTGGCGGATTGAACCTCGGTTTGCGTGCCGGCGACGATCCGGTTGCTGTTCTTGCGAACCGTGCGCGTCTGCAGCAGTTCGCGGGTATTCGGGAACCCGCGTGGCTTCAGCAGGTTCACGGCGCGGACGTTGTCAATGCCGACGAGGTGCAGCGCAAAGAGGGCGCACCGACGCCGGCAGATGCGAGCGTGAGCAACGTGCCCGGCACTGTTTGTGTCGTGATGATCGCGGATTGCATGCCGGTGCTGCTATGCGACCCGGAAGGCCGGGCAGTGGGCGCGGCACATGCCGGTTGGCGTGGACTCGCTGCGGGTGTCATCGAAAACACGGCGCAGCGGGTTGCGCAACTTGCCGCCGTAGATACGACCGTGCTGCACGCATGGCTCGGTCCGTCGATCGGACCTGCCGCGTTCGAAGTCGGTGTGGACGTTCGTGACGCGTTCATGAACGAGGCCGCTGCTGACGAACGCGACGCAACTGCGCAAGCGTTCGTCGCGCATCCCGATACGCCGGGCAAATACCTCGCCGATCTGCCTGCGCTTGCGCGCGTGCGGTTGCGGCGTATCGGCGTGACGCAAATCGTCGGTGGGGAACATTGCACGGTCACCGAGCGCGAACGTTTCTTCTCCTATCGCCGCGATCGCGACACGGGTCGCATGGCCGCATTGATCTGGCTTGCAGATTGA
- a CDS encoding RluA family pseudouridine synthase: protein MTRSYTPVAAAGVQNSNEDYSPGAEAADAAGVDSLDDDLAGDALVPLAPASAEAGSAETAPRVVAVPAELAGERLDKVLAKVFPEFSRSRLQSWIEAQRVRVDGAPAKIRQPVPLDAVIELIPDLLPEQLAFTPEPVPLSIVYEDDTLVVIDKPAGLVVHPAAGNWSGTVLNGLLHRYGAAAAGLPRAGIVHRLDKETSGLMVVARTLEAQTDLVRQLQARTVKRRYLALVWGNVREEGTIDAPIGRDPRERTRMAVVTSAAGKPARTHFRRVDSTVWERQPVSAIHCDLETGRTHQIRVHCAHIGHPLLGDPVYGRARGKRSVAPLPGDFARQALHAWRLGLIHPQTGRPMQWRAAVPDDIAALSEALGFGQGNADEYDDMDDDVYDQDDASFDTHDDEDDHA from the coding sequence ATGACCCGCTCTTATACTCCGGTAGCCGCTGCCGGCGTCCAGAATAGCAACGAAGATTATAGCCCAGGTGCAGAGGCCGCCGACGCAGCAGGGGTGGATTCGCTCGACGACGACCTCGCCGGCGACGCGCTGGTGCCGCTTGCGCCGGCCTCCGCGGAGGCCGGATCGGCAGAAACGGCGCCGCGCGTGGTCGCGGTGCCCGCCGAACTTGCCGGTGAACGGCTCGACAAGGTCCTCGCAAAGGTATTTCCGGAATTTTCCCGCAGCCGCCTGCAAAGCTGGATCGAGGCACAACGTGTGCGGGTGGATGGCGCGCCCGCGAAAATCCGTCAACCGGTACCGCTCGATGCGGTCATCGAACTGATTCCCGATCTGCTTCCCGAGCAGCTCGCGTTCACGCCTGAACCCGTGCCGCTGTCGATCGTTTATGAAGACGACACGCTCGTCGTCATCGACAAGCCTGCGGGTCTCGTCGTCCATCCGGCTGCCGGCAACTGGAGCGGCACGGTGCTGAACGGCCTGCTGCATCGTTATGGCGCCGCTGCCGCGGGGCTACCGCGCGCTGGCATCGTGCATCGGCTCGACAAGGAAACGTCAGGCTTGATGGTGGTCGCGCGGACGCTCGAAGCGCAAACCGACCTCGTGCGTCAGTTGCAGGCGCGTACCGTGAAGCGCAGATATCTCGCGCTCGTATGGGGCAACGTGCGGGAAGAGGGCACCATCGATGCGCCGATCGGCCGCGATCCGCGCGAACGCACACGCATGGCCGTGGTCACCAGTGCGGCGGGGAAGCCGGCGCGTACGCATTTCCGGCGCGTCGACAGCACGGTGTGGGAGCGCCAGCCGGTATCGGCGATTCATTGCGATCTGGAAACCGGACGCACGCATCAGATTCGCGTGCATTGCGCGCATATCGGCCATCCGTTACTCGGCGATCCGGTGTATGGCCGTGCCCGCGGCAAGCGTTCGGTGGCGCCGCTGCCGGGCGACTTCGCGCGTCAGGCGCTGCACGCATGGCGCCTCGGCCTGATCCATCCGCAGACCGGCCGTCCGATGCAATGGCGCGCGGCCGTGCCCGACGATATCGCGGCGCTGTCGGAGGCGCTCGGTTTCGGTCAAGGCAATGCGGACGAATACGACGATATGGACGACGACGTTTACGACCAGGACGACGCATCGTTCGATACGCATGACGACGAGGACGATCACGCATGA
- the rlmD gene encoding 23S rRNA (uracil(1939)-C(5))-methyltransferase RlmD — protein sequence MRKGKRKPAQAAPAADVAQVAAPILEIDSLDMEARGVGRTVTEDGTPGKVIFVEGALPGERVTYASYRKKPSFEQAEVVEVLRESVIRTKPKCRFFGTCGGCSMQHLDVRAQIAVKQRVLEDNLAHLAKLRAETIFRPIHGPSWGYRYRARLTVRNVEKKGGVLVGFHERKSSYVADMTSCEVLPPHVSAMLVPLRQLVGSLSIRDRMPQIELAVGASVTALVLRVLEPINAADEQHLRDFADEYKVQFWLQPQGPDSVVPFYPLDVPLDYTLPEFDIRMPFRPTDFTQVNHQINRVLVGRALRLLAPARNDRVLDLFCGIGNFTLPLARLAREVVGIEGSEVLTTRALENTQENGVAGHTSFACRNLFEVTADDIRALGAFDKYLIDPPREGALAIAKALAEIAQSGTGPLPQRIVYVSCNPATLARDAGLLVHEAGYRLKGAGVVNMFPHTSHVESIALFERD from the coding sequence ATGCGTAAAGGCAAAAGAAAGCCTGCGCAGGCGGCCCCCGCTGCCGACGTCGCCCAAGTCGCGGCCCCCATTCTGGAAATCGATTCGCTCGATATGGAAGCGCGCGGCGTCGGCCGCACGGTCACCGAAGACGGTACGCCCGGCAAGGTGATCTTCGTCGAAGGCGCGTTGCCAGGCGAACGCGTTACCTATGCGAGCTACCGGAAGAAACCGAGTTTCGAACAGGCGGAAGTCGTCGAGGTACTGCGCGAAAGCGTGATTCGCACGAAACCGAAGTGCAGGTTCTTCGGCACTTGCGGCGGTTGCTCGATGCAACACCTCGATGTGCGCGCGCAGATCGCCGTGAAGCAGCGCGTGCTCGAAGACAACCTTGCGCATCTGGCGAAGCTGCGGGCGGAGACCATCTTCCGGCCGATTCATGGACCGTCGTGGGGCTACCGTTATCGTGCGCGGCTCACCGTGCGCAACGTTGAGAAGAAGGGCGGCGTGCTGGTCGGATTCCATGAACGCAAGAGCAGCTACGTCGCCGACATGACGAGCTGCGAAGTATTGCCGCCGCACGTTTCGGCGATGCTCGTGCCGCTGCGCCAGCTGGTCGGATCGCTGTCGATTCGCGACCGCATGCCGCAGATCGAACTCGCGGTCGGCGCATCCGTGACCGCGCTCGTGCTGCGTGTGCTCGAGCCGATCAATGCCGCCGACGAACAGCATCTGCGCGATTTCGCCGACGAATACAAGGTACAGTTCTGGCTCCAGCCGCAAGGACCGGACTCGGTGGTGCCGTTCTATCCGCTCGATGTTCCGCTCGATTACACGCTGCCGGAATTCGATATCCGGATGCCGTTCCGGCCCACCGACTTCACCCAGGTCAATCACCAGATCAACCGCGTGCTGGTAGGGCGTGCGCTGCGATTGCTCGCACCGGCGCGGAACGATCGCGTGCTCGATCTGTTTTGCGGGATCGGCAACTTCACGCTGCCGCTCGCGCGGCTGGCGCGTGAGGTGGTGGGTATAGAAGGCAGCGAGGTGCTCACTACGCGTGCGCTCGAAAACACGCAGGAGAACGGCGTGGCGGGGCATACGTCGTTTGCGTGCCGCAACCTGTTCGAAGTCACCGCCGACGACATCCGCGCGCTCGGTGCATTCGACAAGTACCTGATCGATCCGCCTCGCGAAGGCGCATTGGCCATCGCGAAGGCGCTGGCGGAGATCGCGCAGAGCGGCACCGGGCCGCTGCCGCAACGCATCGTCTACGTGTCGTGCAACCCCGCAACGCTGGCCCGCGATGCCGGCCTGCTGGTTCACGAAGCGGGTTACCGGCTCAAGGGGGCGGGCGTGGTGAACATGTTCCCGCATACGTCGCACGTCGAATCGATTGCGTTGTTCGAGCGCGATTAG
- a CDS encoding outer membrane protein assembly factor BamD gives MNVARYIACAAAVVLVAACHGLPQKTDETATWANNKLYTEAQDAMNGSDWGKCAKYFEALEGRDPFGHFAQQAQINVAYCNWKDSETDAADQAVDRFIQLHPDHPDIPYAYYLKGMIHFNDDLGLFGRFSGQDMSERDPKSLRESYDAFKVVVDRFPNSKYAPDSAQRMRYIVNALASHEVHAADYYYRRGAYVAAINRAQLAIQQYKNAPAIEDALHIMMLSYQKLDQPQLADDTKRILAGTFPDSPYITGHARPGKEKSWWQF, from the coding sequence ATGAACGTGGCCCGCTATATCGCGTGCGCAGCGGCCGTTGTACTGGTGGCGGCCTGTCACGGGCTACCGCAAAAGACCGACGAAACGGCCACATGGGCGAATAACAAATTATATACGGAGGCCCAGGATGCGATGAACGGCAGCGACTGGGGCAAGTGCGCGAAATATTTCGAAGCACTCGAAGGTCGCGATCCGTTTGGCCATTTCGCCCAGCAGGCACAGATCAACGTCGCGTACTGCAACTGGAAGGATAGCGAAACCGACGCTGCCGACCAGGCCGTCGACCGCTTCATCCAGCTGCATCCGGATCATCCGGACATCCCTTACGCGTATTACCTGAAGGGCATGATCCACTTCAACGACGACCTTGGTCTGTTCGGCCGCTTCTCGGGCCAGGACATGAGCGAGCGCGATCCGAAGTCGCTGCGCGAGTCGTATGACGCGTTCAAGGTCGTGGTCGACCGGTTCCCGAACAGCAAGTACGCACCCGATTCCGCGCAACGCATGCGCTACATCGTCAACGCGCTTGCGTCGCACGAAGTCCATGCTGCCGATTACTACTATCGCCGCGGCGCTTACGTGGCGGCGATCAACCGCGCGCAGCTGGCCATCCAGCAATACAAGAACGCGCCCGCCATCGAAGACGCACTGCACATCATGATGCTGTCGTATCAGAAGCTGGACCAGCCGCAACTGGCCGACGACACGAAGCGCATCCTGGCCGGCACCTTCCCGGACAGCCCGTATATCACAGGGCATGCGCGACCGGGCAAGGAAAAATCGTGGTGGCAGTTCTAG